The following proteins come from a genomic window of Natrinema saccharevitans:
- a CDS encoding IS1595 family transposase — protein sequence MIPLDVFGSESVAADLLQQVRWCDGVTCPRCRSDRTVRNGSYREFQRYLCKDCDRTFNDKTGTIFAHSKVALRRWLFSIYAFLRFNTSLRQLQCEIEVTHKTMHRRIERFARALDAPSLDLVGPVEIDEVYVSAGKKGRKRDQESRSRGLSTRGRGSYNGDKPPVFILADRGTGQRYVIPAKAADESTIRLLLADRQEESLTVYTDGFRAYEPLEEDDAFTREYVVHGDGEYADEEVHVNTCESHASLTRRWLSPHRGISKDKLTQYLRAFQLRRELYRKPGRDALKHAIRATL from the coding sequence ATGATTCCACTCGATGTGTTTGGGTCGGAATCGGTCGCAGCGGACCTGTTGCAGCAGGTTCGCTGGTGTGACGGTGTTACCTGTCCCCGCTGCCGTTCTGACCGAACAGTCAGAAACGGCAGCTACAGAGAGTTCCAACGGTATCTCTGTAAGGATTGCGACCGCACGTTCAACGACAAGACAGGCACGATTTTCGCTCACTCGAAGGTTGCACTCCGCCGGTGGCTGTTCTCGATCTACGCGTTTCTCCGGTTTAACACGAGTCTCCGACAACTCCAGTGCGAAATCGAGGTCACACACAAAACGATGCACCGGCGCATCGAGCGCTTCGCCAGAGCGCTCGATGCGCCCTCTCTCGATCTTGTCGGCCCGGTCGAAATCGATGAAGTGTACGTTTCTGCCGGGAAGAAAGGCCGCAAGCGCGACCAGGAGTCGCGCTCGCGTGGCCTGTCCACGCGTGGGCGAGGTTCATACAACGGCGACAAGCCACCCGTGTTCATTCTCGCTGATCGCGGCACTGGACAGCGGTACGTAATCCCAGCGAAAGCCGCCGACGAATCGACGATTCGACTCCTCTTGGCAGACCGCCAAGAGGAGTCGTTGACTGTCTATACTGACGGCTTTCGAGCGTACGAGCCACTCGAAGAAGACGACGCATTCACCCGTGAATACGTCGTCCACGGTGACGGTGAATACGCCGACGAAGAGGTCCACGTCAATACCTGCGAGAGCCACGCGTCGCTGACGCGACGGTGGCTCTCGCCGCATCGAGGTATCTCGAAAGATAAGCTGACACAGTATCTCAGAGCGTTCCAGCTTCGCCGAGAACTATATCGAAAACCGGGACGAGACGCACTCAAACACGCTATTCGAGCAACACTCTGA
- a CDS encoding DUF7534 family protein encodes MSSSPHRRFARTLAAFGAIAVLLSAVASPPDSYTQIVYAAPLLLLALLLSVLRSYTDALEAFERDGSQ; translated from the coding sequence ATGAGTTCGTCTCCGCACCGTCGATTCGCCCGAACCCTGGCCGCCTTCGGTGCGATCGCGGTCCTCCTCTCGGCGGTCGCGTCGCCCCCGGATTCGTACACCCAGATCGTGTACGCTGCCCCGCTACTGCTGCTCGCGCTGCTCCTGTCGGTCCTGCGATCGTACACGGACGCGCTCGAGGCGTTCGAACGGGACGGCAGCCAGTAG
- a CDS encoding SDR family NAD(P)-dependent oxidoreductase codes for MHEADFDVAGKTAIVTGASQGIGESIAKTFAAGGADVAICSRSMDRVGPVADEINDSEADGEALAVECNVREREQVQALVDETVEEFGDVDILVNNAGGEFVAPFEDISANGWETIVDLNLNSTVHCTQLAGEVMREGDGGAIINMSSVNGQHAAPGESHYGASKAAIIRLTETLAVEWAEDGIRVNCIAPGLIQTPGVAETLGIDSEDMPPREETDRRIGYGEDIADVAQFLASPAAAFMNGETVTVKGVPRAGNSMSADLGLED; via the coding sequence ATGCACGAAGCAGACTTCGACGTGGCGGGGAAGACCGCCATCGTCACCGGCGCGAGCCAGGGAATCGGCGAATCGATCGCGAAGACGTTTGCCGCGGGCGGTGCGGACGTCGCCATCTGTTCGCGCTCGATGGATCGCGTCGGCCCGGTCGCCGACGAGATCAACGACAGCGAGGCCGACGGCGAGGCGCTGGCCGTCGAGTGCAACGTCCGTGAGCGCGAGCAGGTTCAGGCCCTCGTCGACGAGACGGTCGAGGAGTTCGGCGACGTCGACATCCTCGTGAACAACGCCGGCGGTGAGTTCGTCGCGCCGTTCGAGGACATCTCCGCGAACGGCTGGGAGACGATCGTCGACCTCAATCTCAACAGCACCGTCCACTGCACCCAACTCGCCGGCGAGGTCATGCGCGAGGGCGACGGCGGGGCCATCATCAACATGTCCAGCGTCAACGGACAGCACGCCGCGCCCGGCGAGAGTCACTACGGCGCGTCCAAGGCGGCGATCATCCGCCTGACCGAGACGCTGGCCGTCGAGTGGGCCGAGGACGGTATCCGCGTCAACTGCATCGCGCCCGGGCTCATCCAGACGCCCGGCGTCGCCGAGACGCTCGGCATCGACAGCGAGGACATGCCGCCCCGCGAGGAGACCGACCGCCGCATCGGCTACGGCGAGGACATCGCCGACGTCGCGCAGTTCCTCGCCAGCCCCGCCGCCGCCTTCATGAACGGCGAGACCGTGACGGTAAAAGGCGTTCCGCGGGCCGGGAACTCGATGTCTGCGGATCTGGGCCTCGAGGACTGA
- the mutL gene encoding DNA mismatch repair endonuclease MutL has translation MTTDSPQDDTEIHQLDEDTVARIAAGEVVERPASAVKELVENSLDADADSVAVTVEAGGTELIRVADDGRGMSEADLRAAVREHTTSKIDGLEDLESGVATLGFRGEALHTIGSVSRLTIRSRPRESEGAGTELVYEGGEVTAVEPTGCPAGTTVEIEDLFYNTPARRKFLKTTATEFSHVNRVVTRYALANPDVAVSLTHDGREVFSTTGQGDLQAAVLAVYGREVASSMIPVEADGDDLPPGPLESVSGLVSHPETNRSSRDYLATYVNGRAVTADAVREGIMGAYGTQLGGDRYPFVTLFLAVPGEAVDVNVHPRKREVRFDDDDAVRRQVDAAVESALLEHGLLRSRAPRGRSAPGEARVRPDARGAGDGTDPAAAGGESATLEDGVETAASTDSSPTGRDGDDDGPVERSSTDRAADARPETDAGDSAADDGAASAAGDRVASARSDSSESTAPTAAEPAADPTSDTGGSVADSSETAAESDPAATTGASSGPDSRRNRDASADPERNRDRDAGRKFDAATEQRTLTGEAATGEETAFDSLPALRVLGQLHDTYLVCETDDGLVLIDQHAADERVNYERLQAAFADDPTAQALADPVELELTAAEAEAFTQYSEALSRLGFYADRIDDRTVAVTTVPAVLEATLEPDRLRDVLASFVAGDRQAGAETVDALADEFLGDLACYPSITGNTSLTEGSVVDLLEALDDCENPYSCPHGRPVIVRFDEAEIEDRFERDYPGHGG, from the coding sequence ATGACTACCGACTCACCCCAGGACGACACCGAGATCCACCAGTTAGACGAGGACACCGTCGCCCGGATCGCCGCCGGCGAGGTCGTCGAGCGACCCGCCAGCGCGGTGAAGGAACTCGTCGAGAACAGCTTAGACGCCGACGCCGACAGCGTCGCCGTCACCGTCGAGGCGGGCGGCACCGAACTGATCCGGGTCGCCGACGACGGCCGCGGGATGAGCGAGGCCGACCTCCGGGCGGCCGTCCGCGAACACACCACCAGCAAGATCGACGGGCTCGAGGATCTCGAGTCGGGCGTCGCGACGCTTGGCTTCCGCGGCGAGGCGTTACACACCATCGGCTCGGTCTCGCGGCTGACCATCCGCTCGCGACCCCGCGAGAGCGAGGGTGCAGGGACCGAACTGGTCTACGAGGGCGGCGAGGTCACCGCGGTCGAGCCGACGGGCTGTCCCGCGGGAACCACCGTCGAGATCGAGGACCTGTTCTACAACACGCCTGCCCGCCGGAAGTTCCTCAAGACGACCGCGACGGAGTTTTCCCACGTCAACCGCGTCGTCACTCGCTACGCGCTCGCGAACCCGGACGTGGCCGTCTCGCTGACCCACGACGGCCGCGAGGTGTTCTCGACGACCGGACAGGGCGACCTCCAGGCCGCCGTCCTGGCCGTCTACGGCCGCGAGGTCGCCTCCTCGATGATCCCAGTCGAGGCCGACGGCGACGACCTCCCGCCGGGCCCCCTCGAGTCCGTCTCCGGGCTCGTCTCCCACCCGGAGACCAACCGCTCGAGTCGGGACTACCTCGCGACCTACGTCAACGGCCGCGCCGTCACGGCCGACGCCGTCCGCGAGGGGATCATGGGGGCCTACGGGACGCAACTGGGCGGCGATCGCTACCCCTTCGTGACGCTCTTTCTCGCGGTGCCCGGCGAGGCGGTCGACGTCAACGTCCACCCGCGCAAGCGGGAAGTCCGCTTCGACGACGACGACGCCGTCCGTCGGCAGGTCGACGCCGCCGTCGAGTCGGCCCTGCTCGAGCACGGACTGCTTCGCTCGCGCGCCCCTCGCGGCCGGTCGGCCCCCGGCGAGGCGCGGGTCCGGCCCGACGCGCGCGGAGCCGGCGACGGGACCGATCCGGCCGCTGCCGGTGGCGAGTCCGCGACGCTCGAGGACGGCGTCGAAACGGCGGCGTCGACGGACTCGAGCCCGACCGGACGCGACGGTGACGACGACGGCCCGGTCGAGCGGTCGTCGACCGACCGGGCCGCGGACGCGAGGCCGGAAACGGACGCCGGCGATTCCGCGGCTGACGACGGCGCGGCTTCCGCGGCCGGCGATCGGGTCGCGAGCGCCCGCTCGGATTCGAGCGAGTCGACGGCCCCGACTGCGGCGGAACCCGCTGCGGATCCGACGTCCGACACCGGCGGGTCCGTCGCCGACTCGAGCGAGACGGCGGCGGAGTCCGATCCGGCGGCCACCACAGGGGCCTCGAGCGGTCCCGATTCGCGCCGAAACCGCGACGCGAGCGCGGATCCGGAGCGAAATCGCGACCGCGACGCCGGCCGCAAGTTCGACGCCGCGACCGAGCAGCGGACCCTGACCGGCGAGGCCGCGACGGGCGAGGAAACCGCGTTCGACTCGCTGCCCGCCTTGCGGGTGCTGGGCCAGCTCCACGACACCTATCTGGTCTGTGAGACCGACGACGGACTCGTCCTGATCGATCAACACGCCGCCGACGAGCGGGTCAACTACGAGCGCCTGCAGGCGGCCTTCGCCGACGATCCCACCGCGCAGGCGCTTGCCGACCCCGTCGAACTCGAGTTGACCGCCGCCGAGGCCGAGGCCTTTACCCAGTACAGCGAGGCGCTCTCGCGGCTCGGCTTTTATGCCGACCGGATCGACGACCGCACCGTCGCCGTGACGACCGTCCCCGCCGTCCTCGAGGCAACCCTCGAGCCCGATCGGCTGCGGGACGTGTTGGCCTCGTTCGTCGCGGGCGATCGCCAGGCCGGTGCCGAGACGGTCGACGCGCTGGCCGACGAGTTCCTCGGCGACCTCGCGTGCTATCCGTCGATCACCGGCAACACGTCGCTGACCGAGGGGTCGGTCGTGGACCTGCTCGAGGCGTTAGACGACTGCGAGAATCCCTATTCCTGCCCGCACGGCCGGCCGGTGATCGTCCGGTTCGACGAGGCCGAGATCGAGGATCGGTTCGAGCGGGATTATCCTGGTCACGGCGGCTGA
- a CDS encoding MFS transporter — MSRARGGRSVAIAYYLYRTADSVGFIWPVFTLFLLWNDLTYAQIGTLSAISAVLVVSLEIPTGYVADRYGRRLVLGAGLLAMAASTAGFVVADTFLEFAALYALWALSMALQSGTGDAWLYDALGGDRAADEPSEPRGFTRVRGRGGAVHQWTSAVTMIGGGFLYIVHPTYPFVASALLNAAGVLVVLAMPRNAQFEGSTANSGEANERIGVFESLSVLATRLAVPPIRAFVAYAALFFGIVHAADTYVQPITIDVLRARVGGTLETVAVAGIAVRSEALLGVVYAGFAAVAAVGSYHAETVRRRVGLRHALRWLPVCVAASFLLPLAVPLLAVPVFFGMKGGEALSKPLVAQFLNDRIPDAGRATVLSAVSMGYALVRAPLLPLAGVVADRATPTGAVAALGGGFLAVAAVGFLLASPLADATPGAPSEG, encoded by the coding sequence ATGTCTCGAGCGCGCGGAGGGCGATCGGTCGCGATCGCCTACTACCTGTACCGGACGGCAGACTCGGTCGGATTCATCTGGCCGGTGTTTACCCTCTTTCTGTTGTGGAACGACCTCACCTACGCCCAGATCGGGACGCTGAGTGCCATCTCGGCGGTTCTCGTCGTCTCGCTGGAAATCCCGACGGGGTACGTCGCCGACCGCTACGGCCGCCGCCTCGTCCTCGGGGCGGGGCTGCTCGCGATGGCCGCCTCGACGGCGGGGTTCGTCGTTGCCGACACCTTTCTCGAGTTCGCGGCGCTGTACGCGCTCTGGGCGCTCTCGATGGCGCTCCAGAGCGGGACCGGCGACGCGTGGCTCTACGACGCGCTCGGCGGCGACAGAGCGGCGGACGAACCGTCCGAACCGCGGGGGTTCACGCGCGTGCGGGGCCGGGGCGGGGCCGTCCACCAGTGGACATCGGCCGTCACGATGATCGGCGGGGGCTTCCTCTACATCGTCCACCCGACCTATCCCTTCGTCGCCTCGGCGTTGCTCAACGCGGCCGGCGTGCTGGTCGTCCTCGCGATGCCGCGAAATGCGCAGTTCGAGGGGTCAACCGCAAACTCGGGGGAAGCGAACGAGCGGATCGGCGTCTTCGAGTCGCTCTCCGTACTCGCCACGCGACTCGCGGTCCCCCCGATTCGGGCGTTCGTCGCCTACGCCGCGCTGTTTTTCGGCATCGTACACGCGGCCGACACGTACGTCCAGCCGATCACGATCGACGTTCTCCGCGCACGGGTCGGTGGGACGCTCGAGACCGTCGCCGTCGCCGGGATCGCAGTTCGATCGGAGGCGCTGCTCGGGGTCGTCTACGCGGGGTTCGCGGCCGTGGCCGCCGTCGGCAGCTACCACGCCGAGACCGTCCGTCGGCGGGTCGGGCTCCGACACGCGCTCCGGTGGCTCCCGGTCTGTGTCGCCGCGTCGTTTCTCCTGCCGCTTGCCGTCCCGCTGCTCGCGGTTCCGGTCTTCTTCGGTATGAAAGGTGGCGAGGCGCTCTCGAAGCCACTCGTCGCACAGTTCCTCAACGACCGGATACCCGACGCCGGCCGGGCGACCGTTCTGAGCGCGGTTTCGATGGGGTATGCGCTCGTCCGTGCGCCGTTGCTGCCCCTGGCCGGCGTCGTCGCGGACCGGGCGACCCCGACCGGGGCCGTCGCCGCACTGGGCGGCGGTTTCCTCGCGGTCGCCGCCGTCGGGTTCCTCCTCGCGTCGCCGCTCGCCGACGCCACACCGGGGGCTCCGTCGGAGGGGTAA
- a CDS encoding DUF7351 domain-containing protein has protein sequence MDRERTGSVPDDLAPADAFSLLGHDLRVDILRALLEGSRTGEEYPTSFSTLRKQVGAEVSAQFNYHLGELTGHFVRRTDDGYELRYAGWAVATSILAGTYNRRAAFGPEGIDGRCPHCGAASLVASYREEWLVVECTGCDDRLVRYPFPPGGLESRSLPDVLEAFDRRVRSHVALARDGVCPACTGPMAVTVPSVVDGGTSTDSDGTDADAADDPIATFRCRRCGNHLRPEPGLVLLEDERVVRFAAERGRSLSSTPFWELEWCVSRDAASVTATDPWRCAVSIPVGNESLLVTVDDEFAVRSATVESAEPDR, from the coding sequence ATGGACCGCGAGCGTACGGGATCGGTACCGGACGATCTCGCGCCCGCCGACGCCTTCTCCCTGCTCGGACACGATCTCCGGGTCGACATTCTGCGGGCGCTCCTCGAGGGGAGTCGCACGGGGGAGGAGTACCCGACGTCGTTCTCGACGCTGCGCAAGCAGGTGGGTGCCGAGGTGAGTGCGCAGTTCAACTACCACCTCGGGGAGCTGACGGGGCACTTCGTCAGGCGGACCGACGACGGATACGAACTCCGGTACGCGGGCTGGGCCGTGGCGACCTCGATCCTCGCGGGGACGTACAACCGGCGGGCCGCGTTCGGCCCCGAGGGGATCGACGGCCGCTGTCCGCACTGCGGGGCGGCGTCGCTCGTCGCGTCGTACCGCGAGGAGTGGCTCGTCGTCGAGTGTACCGGCTGCGACGACCGACTCGTCAGGTACCCGTTTCCGCCGGGCGGGCTCGAGTCCCGCTCGTTACCGGACGTTCTCGAGGCGTTCGACCGGCGCGTTCGATCCCACGTGGCACTCGCCCGCGACGGGGTCTGTCCGGCCTGTACGGGGCCGATGGCGGTCACGGTTCCGTCGGTGGTCGACGGCGGCACCAGTACCGATTCCGACGGCACCGACGCGGACGCCGCGGACGATCCGATCGCGACCTTCCGCTGTCGCCGGTGTGGTAATCACCTTCGACCGGAGCCCGGGCTGGTCCTCCTCGAGGACGAACGCGTCGTTCGGTTCGCCGCCGAGCGCGGCCGCTCGCTCTCGTCGACGCCGTTCTGGGAACTCGAGTGGTGCGTCTCCCGAGACGCCGCGTCGGTGACGGCCACGGATCCGTGGCGGTGTGCGGTCTCGATCCCCGTCGGGAACGAGTCGTTGCTGGTCACCGTCGACGACGAGTTCGCGGTCCGGTCCGCGACGGTCGAGAGCGCCGAACCGGACCGGTAG
- a CDS encoding MFS transporter, which produces MRLWHDPLRRRWLLWAILGVLFLLVNVSRLSTAVLSEDLMAAFGTTGAQLGTLHAVFFWVYAAMQIPSGLLADRIGPRLTATAGAVVMNVGVVWFSVAEGYLAATLARGLIGLGGSVIFVCVLRFCANWYRTDEFATMSGATFAVAGFGGVFATTPLALAVGRFGWRSTVAGLGVFGLAVTVVAFAFVRNSPSAAGFEPLEGVPGQEVLTNAQLKSYLAAVLRDRWLWVVSVMLFCSTGVNITLFGLWGVPYVVQTYDVTVTRASTLTLLGGLGLMVGPPAVGWLADRLERRLELMVAGGVCYTCCLALIAVVGNPPLPVVGAVFLVSGISLGAFVLGYSVVQERHPSSASGISTGAANAAAFTGAAIFPTLMGRALDAYWTGDLVGGVRVYTETGYRIAFGIATVAGAIAFACTGWLYYREKRGTASLTDAAASSGENPDPDSDERADEKTNGDDGGRGVAGE; this is translated from the coding sequence ATGCGACTCTGGCACGATCCGCTTCGACGACGGTGGCTCCTGTGGGCGATACTGGGCGTTCTCTTCTTGCTGGTCAACGTCAGCCGGCTCTCGACGGCGGTCCTCTCGGAGGATCTGATGGCCGCCTTCGGAACGACCGGGGCACAGTTGGGGACGCTCCACGCCGTCTTCTTCTGGGTCTACGCGGCGATGCAGATCCCGTCGGGCCTGCTGGCCGACCGGATCGGCCCCCGGTTGACGGCCACCGCCGGGGCCGTCGTGATGAACGTCGGTGTCGTCTGGTTTTCCGTCGCGGAGGGCTACCTCGCGGCGACGCTGGCCCGCGGGCTGATCGGCCTCGGCGGGAGCGTGATCTTCGTCTGCGTCCTCCGGTTCTGTGCGAACTGGTACCGCACCGACGAGTTCGCGACGATGAGCGGCGCGACCTTCGCCGTCGCGGGGTTCGGCGGCGTCTTCGCGACGACGCCGCTCGCGCTCGCAGTCGGGCGGTTCGGCTGGCGATCGACGGTCGCCGGACTCGGCGTCTTCGGCCTCGCGGTAACCGTCGTCGCCTTCGCTTTCGTCCGGAACTCCCCGAGCGCCGCCGGCTTCGAACCGCTCGAGGGCGTCCCCGGACAGGAGGTCCTGACGAACGCCCAGCTCAAATCCTATCTCGCCGCCGTCCTCCGGGACCGCTGGCTCTGGGTCGTCAGCGTCATGCTGTTCTGTTCGACCGGCGTGAACATCACGCTCTTCGGACTCTGGGGCGTCCCCTACGTCGTCCAGACCTACGACGTGACGGTGACCCGGGCCTCCACGCTGACTCTGCTTGGCGGGCTCGGGCTGATGGTCGGCCCGCCCGCCGTCGGCTGGCTGGCCGACCGTCTCGAGCGCCGGCTCGAGCTGATGGTCGCCGGCGGAGTCTGTTACACCTGCTGTCTCGCCCTGATCGCGGTCGTCGGAAATCCGCCGCTGCCGGTCGTCGGTGCGGTGTTTCTGGTGAGCGGCATCAGCCTCGGCGCGTTCGTGCTGGGGTACTCGGTCGTGCAGGAACGCCACCCAAGCAGCGCGAGCGGGATTTCGACGGGAGCGGCGAACGCGGCGGCCTTCACCGGCGCGGCGATCTTCCCGACGCTGATGGGGCGGGCGCTCGACGCCTACTGGACCGGCGACCTCGTGGGCGGCGTCCGCGTCTACACCGAGACCGGCTACCGGATCGCGTTCGGGATCGCCACCGTCGCCGGCGCGATCGCGTTCGCCTGTACGGGCTGGCTCTACTACCGCGAGAAGCGGGGTACGGCGAGCCTCACCGACGCGGCCGCCTCGAGCGGCGAGAACCCCGATCCCGATTCGGACGAGCGGGCCGACGAGAAGACGAACGGCGACGACGGCGGTCGAGGCGTCGCCGGCGAATAA
- the rtcA gene encoding RNA 3'-terminal phosphate cyclase: MSPRELDGANAGGQFVRTALALSVLTDEPIRLENVRGDRPTPGLRHQHLAVLETMAEICDADVSGAELGAETVAFDPGIEGDGGLEGGEYAVDIGTAGSATLLCNAVLPLVTVLESPLSVTITGGTDVAWSPPLDYLRRVKLPLLRRVGLAAACEAERRGFYPEGGGEVTLRLEPSALEPIGLGERGSLEALRLYSTESASLADRDVAHRQAKGALERLDSDAPELADRNETTADSPSPGSALVLRIDHGTGIAGFSALGERGKPAERVGEDAADAANRFLEGTAPVDRHMADQLLVFLALAGGRVRIPAVTDHVDTRCDLLEAFGAEIDLEDDGATTLVSVSSLLDGIQ, from the coding sequence ATGTCCCCGCGCGAACTCGACGGCGCGAACGCCGGCGGCCAGTTCGTCCGGACCGCGCTCGCGCTGTCGGTCCTCACGGACGAGCCGATCCGCCTCGAGAACGTCCGCGGCGACCGGCCGACGCCCGGGCTTCGCCACCAGCATCTGGCGGTCCTCGAGACGATGGCCGAGATCTGCGATGCAGACGTTTCGGGCGCGGAACTGGGTGCGGAGACCGTCGCGTTCGACCCCGGAATCGAGGGCGATGGCGGACTCGAGGGCGGCGAGTACGCCGTCGACATCGGGACCGCCGGCAGCGCGACGCTGCTCTGTAACGCCGTCCTCCCGCTGGTGACGGTCCTCGAGTCGCCGCTGTCGGTCACGATCACCGGCGGGACGGACGTGGCGTGGTCCCCGCCGCTTGACTACCTGCGGCGCGTGAAACTCCCGCTCCTCCGACGGGTCGGCCTCGCGGCCGCCTGCGAAGCCGAGCGTCGCGGGTTCTACCCCGAGGGCGGCGGCGAGGTCACGCTCCGACTCGAGCCGTCCGCTCTCGAGCCGATCGGCCTCGGCGAGCGGGGATCGCTCGAGGCCCTGCGCCTCTACTCGACCGAATCGGCATCGCTGGCCGACCGCGACGTCGCCCACCGGCAGGCAAAGGGGGCGCTCGAGCGGCTCGATTCGGACGCCCCCGAACTCGCGGACCGGAACGAAACCACCGCGGACAGCCCCTCGCCGGGCTCCGCGCTCGTGCTTCGAATCGACCACGGAACCGGGATCGCCGGATTCTCGGCGCTCGGCGAACGCGGGAAACCGGCCGAGCGGGTCGGCGAGGACGCCGCCGACGCCGCGAACCGCTTCCTCGAGGGGACGGCCCCAGTCGATCGGCACATGGCCGACCAGCTGCTTGTCTTCCTCGCGCTCGCGGGCGGCCGCGTTCGGATCCCGGCCGTGACCGATCACGTCGACACCCGGTGTGACCTGCTCGAGGCCTTCGGGGCCGAGATCGACCTCGAGGACGACGGTGCGACGACGCTCGTCTCGGTCTCGTCGCTGCTGGACGGGATTCAGTAG
- the kdgK1 gene encoding bifunctional 2-dehydro-3-deoxygluconokinase/2-dehydro-3-deoxygalactonokinase, with product MSDIVTFGETMLRLSPPGNERLENADEFEVRAAGAESNVAIAADRLGASATWLSKVPETPLGRRVVSELRGHGIETDVTWSHRGRQGTYYLEHAGKPRGTNVIYDRENTAVSTAKVRDIDIDKIQNARVFFTTGITPALSSTLRDTTLKLLKAARKGGTTTAFDFNYRRKLWSPDEARETLTKLFPGIDVLVIAARDARTVLGFEGDPRQLAHKLGSQYDFTSVVVTRGEEGAVGWHDSVVHDHGVYETDTVDPIGTGDAFTGAFIARRLDGDDVPTALEYAAATAALKRTIPGDVALITADEVETVVKEQDEDISR from the coding sequence GTGAGCGACATCGTTACCTTCGGCGAGACGATGCTCCGGCTCTCGCCGCCGGGGAACGAACGCCTCGAGAACGCCGACGAGTTCGAGGTCCGCGCTGCGGGAGCGGAGAGCAACGTCGCCATCGCGGCCGATCGGCTCGGCGCGTCGGCGACCTGGCTATCGAAGGTGCCCGAGACGCCGCTGGGCCGGCGGGTCGTCAGCGAACTCCGGGGCCACGGCATCGAGACCGACGTGACTTGGAGCCACCGGGGCCGACAGGGGACCTACTACCTCGAGCACGCCGGCAAACCCCGCGGGACGAACGTGATCTACGATCGGGAGAACACGGCGGTTTCGACGGCGAAGGTCCGCGACATCGACATCGACAAGATCCAGAACGCGCGAGTCTTTTTCACGACCGGAATCACGCCGGCGCTCTCCTCGACGCTGCGGGACACGACGCTGAAACTGCTCAAAGCGGCTCGGAAAGGCGGGACGACCACCGCCTTCGACTTCAATTATCGTCGCAAGCTCTGGTCGCCCGACGAGGCCCGGGAGACGCTGACGAAGCTGTTCCCCGGCATCGACGTCCTCGTGATCGCCGCTCGCGACGCTCGAACCGTACTGGGGTTCGAGGGCGACCCGCGACAGTTGGCACACAAGCTCGGCTCGCAGTACGACTTCACGAGCGTCGTCGTCACCCGCGGTGAAGAAGGCGCGGTCGGCTGGCACGACAGCGTCGTCCACGACCACGGGGTCTACGAGACCGACACCGTCGATCCGATCGGCACCGGCGACGCCTTCACGGGTGCGTTCATCGCCCGCCGACTCGACGGCGACGACGTCCCGACCGCCCTCGAGTACGCCGCCGCGACGGCCGCACTCAAGCGGACCATCCCCGGCGATGTCGCGCTGATCACCGCCGACGAGGTCGAGACCGTCGTCAAAGAGCAGGACGAGGACATCTCCCGGTAG
- a CDS encoding GNAT family N-acetyltransferase produces MSRTVRPATVDDVWAVHEIARESWHAAYDDVLGSQRVDAVVDEWYAIGDLESSIAAATGREDAAFLVAERPDDDGGDEPRMDADRCGFAHAVPWPEDTSVAFLARLYVHPAVWNEGVGTALLEALEAALAETAERLRLAVLAANDVGIAFYESRGFDRVGTRPSDIGDGLEEHVYERRLPDAA; encoded by the coding sequence GTGAGTCGAACCGTTCGTCCGGCCACGGTCGACGACGTCTGGGCCGTCCACGAGATTGCACGCGAGAGTTGGCACGCCGCCTACGACGACGTTCTCGGCTCCCAGCGGGTCGACGCCGTCGTCGACGAGTGGTACGCGATCGGCGACCTCGAGTCGTCGATCGCGGCGGCGACGGGCCGCGAGGACGCCGCGTTTCTCGTGGCCGAGCGACCGGACGACGACGGCGGGGACGAACCCCGGATGGACGCCGACCGTTGCGGGTTCGCCCACGCGGTCCCGTGGCCGGAGGACACTTCGGTGGCGTTTCTCGCCCGCCTCTACGTCCACCCGGCCGTCTGGAACGAGGGGGTCGGCACCGCCCTGCTCGAGGCACTCGAGGCCGCCCTCGCGGAGACCGCCGAGCGGCTCCGGCTGGCGGTGCTGGCGGCCAACGATGTCGGGATCGCCTTCTACGAATCCCGTGGATTCGATCGCGTCGGGACCCGACCCTCGGATATTGGGGACGGCCTCGAGGAACACGTCTACGAGCGACGGCTCCCGGACGCGGCTTGA